A segment of the Salvelinus namaycush isolate Seneca chromosome 3, SaNama_1.0, whole genome shotgun sequence genome:
TGTACCTGACAAAGAGTACATCAGCAAAGTGACAATCCAGTTAGCATGTACTTCAAAACCATAATTATCCCAGTGAAAGCCATACCCTCAGAGTGGCCGACCAGCAAAAACATAAATAATTGTGTAAATGAATTCCATGTTCACGTGCACATTTCTTGATTTCTAGGAAATGCAGGAATCTGGAGTGCCACACTTCCCGAATATCCAAATACATGAtgataatacagtatatagaagATGAATGTACCTGTTAGTCTGAGTCTTTGTACACTGAAACAGCTCCATCATGTCAGAATCCTTTGGGTAATCATAATGGGCATTCCCAGAATTCCCAAAGGTAGACAACCTAAACATGAAAACAGATAAAGAGAAGAAAGGTTAACAATGGCACGATGATACTCTGCAACCATCATCCTGTAGCTGTAATGACCTCAGTACAACAACCAGCGAACTTGTCAAGAGTATCCAGCCTTTTGGTGGACGGACTGCTGCAGACAGAGACTACAGTTAAGAGTCCTTAATTTGCTACAATACAATGCCATTTTGAGATttcctcatttaaaaaaaacacaacacAATTTGTTTAGTAGAAAACAAAACAAGTATTGCACCTAAAGTATGGCTGACTGGGAGACATGGTGATCTGCAGGACCTCACTGGTCATGTCCAGCTCAGAGAAGGCCTCCTTCAGACTCTCTGACTGGAGGATGACTTTATTAGTCACATTGGTGCTGCAGAACTCAAAGTCTATGGGCTCCTCTGGCTCCTGGGTGTTGATCTTACACACCGTCACCACACCACCCTCCTCTAGGAACAGGGTCAGGGGGTAGCCGTAACCGTTGTAGCACATCCGCAAGGCAGTGGCCACtccttcaacaacaaaaaagtagaCAAAACATGTTAGTTACTCCCAGTAGCTTTAATCATGTTTTTAGTTTCACATTTCTTTAATGAAAGGTGTGGCTGTGACTCTCTCCTAGAATAAAAAGCAGATGATTTTATTAACGTTAAAATAATGGCGTTTTGACCTGCAAAGTCTTCATCAGATTGTTTTGTAAAATCACCCAGGAGAAATCTTAAAGGATATCAAGAAGACAGTCTTCTTCATTACCTGGTACTGTGCTTCCCCCAAAGATGGTGAGACAGTCCAGAAGAACGGTCAGGTTGACCTGAAACCCCACTGAGTCCTCTCTGATGGTAAACTCTTGGAAGATCTCAGCCTGGAAAAGAATGACAACATTAACGAGACATGACAACACAGCCCATCTAAAGGTTAATGACTCAGAATTTGTGTATGTTGATATTCCTGCACTAACCTGAATGAAGGCATTGGCTTGCAGACATTTAGAGTCCTCCACAGTGACTTTCAACCCGTTTGGTGTGGCATTGAAAATGGCATGATCTTTGAAGGTGATGGCTTTCAAGATGTTGGACAGATTACGGACATTATCCAGACTAGCTACAAGGACGTAGTTGTCACCTCCAGTCTGAGACTGAGTAGACAAGGGCATTTTCTATCTGAAATAAACAAAATCAACAAAAATCAAAGGAGGAAAGCaaactacagtagctagctagatgaTTGAAATCAAGATTAGCTAAAgttaacatagctagctagccattctAGCTGTCAGCCCACTTCAGCCGGCTAACGTTACGATAAATCTGATCTGCCAGCGTTAACTTTATATAACCAGTAACGCTGTGTCACACGCACACAATTGTCACTCGTTTTAGAAGATTAATCTTGATATATCAAAGTCTGTTGACGTTTTTGAAGAATCGCGCCATCTGAGATTTCTTAACAATACTTTACTTCCGGGTGTTCTTCTTCGGTGGTGCATGCCCTGTCTCAAAGCCAATTGCAATATAATTTAACGATTTCGCCCCTTCTGTTTGGAGGTGTTTAAACAACTTAGTTTTCCAGACAGTACCTTGTCCATTATTGAGGTGTGTATGCCTACACAAAAAGACACACATCGcaaccggccgcgaccgggagacccagcgggtttggccggctgggatttccatgtcccatcgcgctctagcgactccttgtggcgggcaggGAAGCTGACCTTAGATGGCTAGCTGTACAGCGTTTCCTCTAAAACATTGGTGCGCCTGGCTTCCgggttattttttttttaacctttatttaactaggcaagtcaattaagaacaaattcttatttacgactTCCTAGCAATAACGGTTAAGCAATCAGTGTGTcaagcgatgggacaagacttgtaactaccaattggatataaGAAATTGtcgagaaaaaggggtaaaaagtacaaaaataatgataataataatactttaaaatactacttaagtagttttcttgggtatctatactttactatttatatttttgacaacgttTACTTCACTACagtcctaaagaaaataatgtactttttactctatacattttctATGACACCCAAAATTACTCGTTACATTTCGAAACGCTTATTAGCAGgccaggaaaattgtcaaattcacgctcctttcaagagaacatccctggtcatgccTAATGCCTCTAATCTGACGGACTCACTCGTTGGTAAAATATTGTgtaaatgttggagtgtgcccctggctacccGTAATTCAGAAATTAACAAATACAATCGTTCGGTCTGCttttcttaatataaggaatgtgaaatgatacttaagtatatttacaaccaaatacttttactcaagtagtattttactgtgtgactttcacttcagtagttttctattaagttatcttgACTGTTTACTctagtatgacaattgggtacttttt
Coding sequences within it:
- the rad1 gene encoding cell cycle checkpoint protein RAD1; translated protein: MPLSTQSQTGGDNYVLVASLDNVRNLSNILKAITFKDHAIFNATPNGLKVTVEDSKCLQANAFIQAEIFQEFTIREDSVGFQVNLTVLLDCLTIFGGSTVPGVATALRMCYNGYGYPLTLFLEEGGVVTVCKINTQEPEEPIDFEFCSTNVTNKVILQSESLKEAFSELDMTSEVLQITMSPSQPYFRLSTFGNSGNAHYDYPKDSDMMELFQCTKTQTNRYKMSLLKPSTKALALSCKVSVRTDCRGFLSLQYLVRNDDGQICFVEYYCCPDEEVEED